The proteins below come from a single Mercenaria mercenaria strain notata chromosome 3, MADL_Memer_1, whole genome shotgun sequence genomic window:
- the LOC123525153 gene encoding serine/arginine repetitive matrix protein 1-like isoform X2, with translation MQRRNPGATAALLQKANSQLKGEKIEKPEDELNAYISSLTQKTSKQQKTVNFEDLGDSISISSDIEDIPVKPTPEVASGSKFLKKKPSVGDQNVEPATSGNKFLKKPQVSAGSPSPAVKSQAQQRYGSQSVQSAGSSRPGSQLGTSRLAHSALDKASAITGKIQQRVATRKTYTLESDSDESFSAVKLSRSGGDQISESQNSKTDSVKIGRDGGKFMKKTTPSPAPVTEPPRTSTAQQNRGKSPAKQPVANQSQKKASPFQLKSSLKYSTDVVLTSEEESLAEFVGGLPSSSDSMDIKPKQQYGRPAGRHTPSPQPGKLGKGRRSPSPPPPNKSSGRPSSSKTQGRSVSPQNKPPMLRRTPSPSPRTPERMSPGLRRRSPSPKLIRSYSDDSNVAESIIDEVADDFGFNVIMDLDDLGPADEDEMPYRPETPISRSDSPSPVRSTARKTKKENKKGRGKKSSLKSTSETSLKEKKEHGSPFRASADREASVFKASKDKEKSPFKASSNVNESPFKARSNRTESPFKAKDKENRSPFRAADTGSPFKAKGESSPFRASNEGSLFKASDKSSSPFNAKSSDRSEKSEKSRSSSPFKSKGKTSKKAQKKKGRDRSKERSKDKKNKGTDLFSSFGLQTIDDLMGHSIKESEYDSVRSEVEEVQSEVSEEIRTEKPGAYSYSQRFEDTETEIATDYDTTKPSAANYTEDFDSISEKIGYSSDKGRSSASEVRTKYSGDETVRSETEFTESYTESVVSESKYTDDDEDKTYSDSYSEYSEDFTKSMVPTTSRSDVTPHPRRGMATAEVQTAMDGLLYSWDPAGTGVAFPGVPLGLHFVDPTPIATHVVSADSLEAMTAYSPAMLALHDMLKSQMELTQEFLRTQKQMYEDFTRNITPTFKYTTLEDTKKYIKKHRKKKLTFKEALQLVDLEMARR, from the exons ATGCAGCGTAGGAATCCAGGAGCAACAGCTGCACTTCTTCAGAAAGCTAACAGTCAGCTGAAAggagaaaaaattgaaaaacctgaAGATGAGCTGAAT GCCTACATCAGTTCACTTACACAAAAAACCTCCAAACAGCAGAAGACTGTCAACTTCGAAGATCTTGGTGACAGTATTTCCATATCAAGTGACATTGAAGATATTCCTGTCAAACCAACACCAGAAGTTGCCTCAGGTAGTAAGTTTCTGAAGAAGAAGCCGTCTGTAGGAGACCAGAATGTTGAACCAGCCACATCAGGGAATAAATTCTTAAAGAAACCACAGGTCTCTGCTGGTTCACCATCACCTGCTGTTAAATCTCAGGCTCAACAAAG ATATGGCAGTCAGTCAGTGCAGAGTGCTGGCTCGAGCAGGCCAGGGAGCCAGCTTGGGACCAGTCGTCTGGCCCACAGTGCCCTAGACAAGGCTTCAGCTATCACTGGCAAGATTCAGCAGCGAGTGGCCACGCGCAAGACCTATACATTAGAGTCAGACAGTGATGAAAGTTTTAGTGCAGTTAAACTCTCGAGGTCTGGTGGAGACCAG atatctGAATCTCAGAATTCAAAGACGGACAGTGTAAAGATAGGAAGAGACGGTGGTAAGTTCATGAAGAAAACCACACCCAGTCCTGCTCCAGTCACAGAACCACCTAGAACATCCACAGCACAACAAAACAGAGGAAAATCTCCAGCAAAACAACCAGTGGCTAATCAGTCCCAGAAAAAAG CCTCCCCATTCCAGCTGAAAAGTTccttgaagtattctacagatgtTGTTCTTACATCTGAGGAAGAAAGTTTAGCAGAATTTGTTGGTGGTCTGCCTTCCTCCTCTGACAGTATGGATATAAAACCAAAACAACAA tatgGCAGACCTGCAGGCCGTCACACTCCTTCACCTCAACCTGGTAAACTTGGCAAGGGCAGGCGCAGTCCTTCACCACCACCTCCTAACAAATCTTCTGGTAGACCTTCCTCATCTAAGACTCAAGGCCGATCAGTTTCCCCTCAGAACAAGCCACCAATGCTACGTCGCACACCATCTCCCAGTCCCCGCACACCTGAAAGAATGTCCCCAGGCCTGAGGCGTAGATCTCCATCTCCTAAGCTAATAAGGTCATACTCAGATGATTCTAATGTTGCAGAGTCTATTATTGATGAGGTAGCTGATGACTTTGGATTCAACG TAATAATGGACCTGGATGACCTTGGCCCTGCAGATGAAGATGAGATGCCCTACAGACCAGAAACACCCATCTCACGTAGTGACTCCCCCTCACCTGTCAGGTCTACTGCCagaaagacaaaaaaagaaaataagaaaggaAGAGGGAAGAAATCTTCTTTGAAATCTACTTCTGAAACATCACTCAAGGAGAAGAAGGAGCATGGTTCACCATTTAGAGCTTCGGCTGATAGAGAAGCTTCTGTATTTAAAGCAAGTAAAGATAAGGAGAAATCTCCTTTTAAGGCAAGTTCTAATGTGAATGAATCTCCATTTAAAGCTAGGAGCAACAGGACTGAATCTCCGTTTAAAGCCAAAGACAAAGAAAATAGGTCTCCATTCAGGGCGGCAGATACAGGATCTCCATTTAAAGCAAAGGGAGAAAGTTCTCCATTTAGAGCTAGCAATGAAGGTTCTTTGTTTAAAGCTTCTGATAAATCTAGCTCCCCATTTAATGCAAAAAGTTCAGACAGGTCGgaaaaatctgaaaaaagcaGAAGCAGTTCTCCATTCAAGTCAAAAGGGAAAACGTCGAAAAAGGCTCAGAAAAAGAAAGGTAGAGACAGATCTAAAGAAAgatcaaaagataaaaagaataaaGGTACTGATTTGTTTAGTTCGTTTGGATTACAGACTATAGATGATTTAATGGGACATTCTATTAAAGAGAGTGAGTATGACAGTGTTAGAAGTGAAGTTGAAGAAGTACAAAGTGAAGTCTCAGAAGAAATCAGAACAGAGAAACCTGGTGCATACAGTTATAGTCAGAGATTTGAAGACACTGAAACAGAAATTGCTACAGACTATGATACCACTAAACCTTCTGCAGCCAATTATACTGAAGACTTTGACAGTATATCCGAGAAGATTGGTTACAGCAGTGACAAGGGAAGGTCATCAGCTTCAGAAGTTAGGACAAAATACAGTGGTGATGAGACTGTGAGAAGTGAAACGGAATTTACGGAGAGTTACACAGAGTCTGTTGTATCAGAGTCTAAATAtactgatgatgatgaagataaaACATACAGTGATAGTTACTCTGAATATTCTGAGGATTTTACAAAAAG TATGGTACCAACCACCTCTAGATCTGATGTGACCCCGCATCCACGGAGAGGCATGGCTACAGCTGAGGTTCAGACAGCCATGGATGGGCTTCTCTATTCTTGGGACCCTGCTGGCACAGGGGTAGCCTTTCCTGGAGTTCCACTGGGACTGCACTTCGTGGATCCAACTCCTATAGCTACACATGTGGTATCTGCAGATTCTCTTGAAG CTATGACAGCATATAGCCCAGCAATGCTTGCCCTGCATGATATGCTGAAGTCACAGATGGAACTGACACAAGAATTCCTCAGAACACAGAAGCAGATGTACGAGGATTTCACTAGAAATATTACACCTACCTTCAAATACACAACACTTGAGGATACAAAAAAG tatATAAAGAAGCACAGAAAGAAGAAACTAACATTTAAGGAGGCGTTGCAGCTAGTTGACCTCGAGATGGCAAGAAGATAG
- the LOC123525153 gene encoding nucleolar protein dao-5-like isoform X1, translated as MQRRNPGATAALLQKANSQLKGEKIEKPEDELNAYISSLTQKTSKQQKTVNFEDLGDSISISSDIEDIPVKPTPEVASGSKFLKKKPSVGDQNVEPATSGNKFLKKPQVSAGSPSPAVKSQAQQRYGSQSVQSAGSSRPGSQLGTSRLAHSALDKASAITGKIQQRVATRKTYTLESDSDESFSAVKLSRSGGDQISESQNSKTDSVKIGRDGGKFMKKTTPSPAPVTEPPRTSTAQQNRGKSPAKQPVANQSQKKASPFQLKSSLKYSTDVVLTSEEESLAEFVGGLPSSSDSMDIKPKQQYGRPAGRHTPSPQPGKLGKGRRSPSPPPPNKSSGRPSSSKTQGRSVSPQNKPPMLRRTPSPSPRTPERMSPGLRRRSPSPKLIRSYSDDSNVAESIIDEVADDFGFNDSNGGSAKARRKVVIMDLDDLGPADEDEMPYRPETPISRSDSPSPVRSTARKTKKENKKGRGKKSSLKSTSETSLKEKKEHGSPFRASADREASVFKASKDKEKSPFKASSNVNESPFKARSNRTESPFKAKDKENRSPFRAADTGSPFKAKGESSPFRASNEGSLFKASDKSSSPFNAKSSDRSEKSEKSRSSSPFKSKGKTSKKAQKKKGRDRSKERSKDKKNKGTDLFSSFGLQTIDDLMGHSIKESEYDSVRSEVEEVQSEVSEEIRTEKPGAYSYSQRFEDTETEIATDYDTTKPSAANYTEDFDSISEKIGYSSDKGRSSASEVRTKYSGDETVRSETEFTESYTESVVSESKYTDDDEDKTYSDSYSEYSEDFTKSMVPTTSRSDVTPHPRRGMATAEVQTAMDGLLYSWDPAGTGVAFPGVPLGLHFVDPTPIATHVVSADSLEAMTAYSPAMLALHDMLKSQMELTQEFLRTQKQMYEDFTRNITPTFKYTTLEDTKKYIKKHRKKKLTFKEALQLVDLEMARR; from the exons ATGCAGCGTAGGAATCCAGGAGCAACAGCTGCACTTCTTCAGAAAGCTAACAGTCAGCTGAAAggagaaaaaattgaaaaacctgaAGATGAGCTGAAT GCCTACATCAGTTCACTTACACAAAAAACCTCCAAACAGCAGAAGACTGTCAACTTCGAAGATCTTGGTGACAGTATTTCCATATCAAGTGACATTGAAGATATTCCTGTCAAACCAACACCAGAAGTTGCCTCAGGTAGTAAGTTTCTGAAGAAGAAGCCGTCTGTAGGAGACCAGAATGTTGAACCAGCCACATCAGGGAATAAATTCTTAAAGAAACCACAGGTCTCTGCTGGTTCACCATCACCTGCTGTTAAATCTCAGGCTCAACAAAG ATATGGCAGTCAGTCAGTGCAGAGTGCTGGCTCGAGCAGGCCAGGGAGCCAGCTTGGGACCAGTCGTCTGGCCCACAGTGCCCTAGACAAGGCTTCAGCTATCACTGGCAAGATTCAGCAGCGAGTGGCCACGCGCAAGACCTATACATTAGAGTCAGACAGTGATGAAAGTTTTAGTGCAGTTAAACTCTCGAGGTCTGGTGGAGACCAG atatctGAATCTCAGAATTCAAAGACGGACAGTGTAAAGATAGGAAGAGACGGTGGTAAGTTCATGAAGAAAACCACACCCAGTCCTGCTCCAGTCACAGAACCACCTAGAACATCCACAGCACAACAAAACAGAGGAAAATCTCCAGCAAAACAACCAGTGGCTAATCAGTCCCAGAAAAAAG CCTCCCCATTCCAGCTGAAAAGTTccttgaagtattctacagatgtTGTTCTTACATCTGAGGAAGAAAGTTTAGCAGAATTTGTTGGTGGTCTGCCTTCCTCCTCTGACAGTATGGATATAAAACCAAAACAACAA tatgGCAGACCTGCAGGCCGTCACACTCCTTCACCTCAACCTGGTAAACTTGGCAAGGGCAGGCGCAGTCCTTCACCACCACCTCCTAACAAATCTTCTGGTAGACCTTCCTCATCTAAGACTCAAGGCCGATCAGTTTCCCCTCAGAACAAGCCACCAATGCTACGTCGCACACCATCTCCCAGTCCCCGCACACCTGAAAGAATGTCCCCAGGCCTGAGGCGTAGATCTCCATCTCCTAAGCTAATAAGGTCATACTCAGATGATTCTAATGTTGCAGAGTCTATTATTGATGAGGTAGCTGATGACTTTGGATTCAACG ACTCTAATGGAGGTAGTGCTAAGGCAAGAAGAAAAGTTG TAATAATGGACCTGGATGACCTTGGCCCTGCAGATGAAGATGAGATGCCCTACAGACCAGAAACACCCATCTCACGTAGTGACTCCCCCTCACCTGTCAGGTCTACTGCCagaaagacaaaaaaagaaaataagaaaggaAGAGGGAAGAAATCTTCTTTGAAATCTACTTCTGAAACATCACTCAAGGAGAAGAAGGAGCATGGTTCACCATTTAGAGCTTCGGCTGATAGAGAAGCTTCTGTATTTAAAGCAAGTAAAGATAAGGAGAAATCTCCTTTTAAGGCAAGTTCTAATGTGAATGAATCTCCATTTAAAGCTAGGAGCAACAGGACTGAATCTCCGTTTAAAGCCAAAGACAAAGAAAATAGGTCTCCATTCAGGGCGGCAGATACAGGATCTCCATTTAAAGCAAAGGGAGAAAGTTCTCCATTTAGAGCTAGCAATGAAGGTTCTTTGTTTAAAGCTTCTGATAAATCTAGCTCCCCATTTAATGCAAAAAGTTCAGACAGGTCGgaaaaatctgaaaaaagcaGAAGCAGTTCTCCATTCAAGTCAAAAGGGAAAACGTCGAAAAAGGCTCAGAAAAAGAAAGGTAGAGACAGATCTAAAGAAAgatcaaaagataaaaagaataaaGGTACTGATTTGTTTAGTTCGTTTGGATTACAGACTATAGATGATTTAATGGGACATTCTATTAAAGAGAGTGAGTATGACAGTGTTAGAAGTGAAGTTGAAGAAGTACAAAGTGAAGTCTCAGAAGAAATCAGAACAGAGAAACCTGGTGCATACAGTTATAGTCAGAGATTTGAAGACACTGAAACAGAAATTGCTACAGACTATGATACCACTAAACCTTCTGCAGCCAATTATACTGAAGACTTTGACAGTATATCCGAGAAGATTGGTTACAGCAGTGACAAGGGAAGGTCATCAGCTTCAGAAGTTAGGACAAAATACAGTGGTGATGAGACTGTGAGAAGTGAAACGGAATTTACGGAGAGTTACACAGAGTCTGTTGTATCAGAGTCTAAATAtactgatgatgatgaagataaaACATACAGTGATAGTTACTCTGAATATTCTGAGGATTTTACAAAAAG TATGGTACCAACCACCTCTAGATCTGATGTGACCCCGCATCCACGGAGAGGCATGGCTACAGCTGAGGTTCAGACAGCCATGGATGGGCTTCTCTATTCTTGGGACCCTGCTGGCACAGGGGTAGCCTTTCCTGGAGTTCCACTGGGACTGCACTTCGTGGATCCAACTCCTATAGCTACACATGTGGTATCTGCAGATTCTCTTGAAG CTATGACAGCATATAGCCCAGCAATGCTTGCCCTGCATGATATGCTGAAGTCACAGATGGAACTGACACAAGAATTCCTCAGAACACAGAAGCAGATGTACGAGGATTTCACTAGAAATATTACACCTACCTTCAAATACACAACACTTGAGGATACAAAAAAG tatATAAAGAAGCACAGAAAGAAGAAACTAACATTTAAGGAGGCGTTGCAGCTAGTTGACCTCGAGATGGCAAGAAGATAG